A genomic stretch from Psilocybe cubensis strain MGC-MH-2018 chromosome 1, whole genome shotgun sequence includes:
- a CDS encoding UDP-glucose 4-epimerase — MTTLKNVIVTGGAGYIGSHVIYVLQKTRRYKVISIDNHHNSHPAALDRVSKLSQSELPDDATDADRESTKIESYKCDLTQPEQIKAVFEKYGKGGIWGVIHIAAYKAVGESTQIPLTYYANNVSATVFLLQVMADYECHRFVYSSSATVYGTPPVIPIPESTKLQADSPYGKTKVMCETILDDLCHSDKSWRAISLRYFNPAGAHPSGQIGEDPRGRPGNLLPLLAQMAVGRVKDATLKVFGNDYPTPDGTCVRDYLHIMDLASGHVLALDALAPESKVFDANADAFFKAYNLGKGKGLSVLQIVDAMRKATGFDYKYEIIGRRRGDVPDLTADPTLAEKELGFKAPANLETMCRDLWNWQTKNRLGYDTQ, encoded by the exons ATGACAACCCTCAAA AATGTAATCGTCACAGGGGGGGCAGGGTATATAG GCTCGCATGTTATCTATGTACTCCAGAAAACACGAAGATATAAAGTAATATCCATCGATAATCACCACAACTCGCACCCCGCTGCCTTGGACCGTGTATCCAAACTATCCCAAAGCGAGTTGCCAGATGATGCAACCGATGCCGATAGAGAGAGCACAAAGATCGAGTCCTACAAATGCGATCTAACTCAACCAGAACAAATCAAGGCGGTCTTCGAAAAGTACGGGAAGGGCGGGATTTGGGGTGTAATTCACATCGCT GCTTACAAGGCAGTCGGAGAATCGACTCAAATACCACTAACATACTATGCCAACAACGTCAGCGCCactgtttttcttttgcaaGTGATGGCAGACTACGAATGCCATCGCTTTGTCTATTCCTCTTCCGCGACTGTTTATGGAACACCCCCTGTCATTCCAATCCCTGAATCAACGAAGCTACAAGCCGACAGCCCTTATGGCAAGACCAAAGTGATGTGTGAAACAATCCTTGATGATCTGTGCCATT CGGATAAAAGCTGGAGGGCGATCTCTTTGCGATACTTCAA CCCTGCAGGCGCTCATCCTTCGGGACAAATTGGCGAAGACCCCCGTGGAAGACCAGgaaatcttcttcctctgttAGCTCAGATGGCTGTTGGACGCGTCAAAGACGCGACGTTGAAGGTCTTCGGCAACGATTACCCAACCCC AGATGGCACTTGTGTCCGCGATTACCTTCACATCATGGATCTCGCGTCTGGACACGTTCTAGCTCTGGATGCTCTGGCACCTGAGTCTAAAGTATTTGATGCTAATGCTGACGCGTTCTTCAAGGCGTACAATCtcggcaaaggcaaaggacTGAGTGTCTTGCAGATTGTCGATGCTATGCGCAAAGCGACTGGATTCGATTATAAATATGAGATCATTGGCCGAAG GCGTGGCGATGTCCCTGACCTCACCGCCGACCCTACCCTGGCCGAGAAAGAACTTGGGTTCAAGGCGCCTGCGAATCTAGAAACAATGTGCCGTGACCTGTGGAACTGGCAAACGAAGAATCGTCTTGGATACGATACCCAGTAA
- a CDS encoding putative ubiquitin carboxyl-terminal hydrolase 2, whose product MDNPDTPKTRRPLPTPGAPASQRPSTPILSPAPIPTSSFYGTKAPPLPSRPKNPGSSHTAYVPPARYNSPSYDGSSGYREPELVEDVADEDDTLPDLIPQSDTNWASDIPEDNSVWQAHNWSSSLTDWENSNTPSNWAEKVHTTVGTTDYSMDYLNSSRIDDFTIDGRSHFEELNWWNPEERAKNKRPGFGILPPILAEELHDPNHSLFSVNITTPQHPANTHISSTPTKDQSSPGPSNTSSSPPHAHHATSDNSPPPSEDEIRMSVPHPNAYYCPKDNGWVILSWKSSSVPPPLSRTYINNSGSPLPDQSRRRQTQSCIEDSDQPFGKTNKTHHFHKYEKAVDSHKLTPPFRQDEWQILENLKQRRRAGTIITSDTDINTAEPGEQEGELEDEGQLLDLYVCSSGVIPGVIPRKYIDELVKEKKAHPMLNRTGEATVLCALETFLTAIENKLWKGNNRQIKVMSSGFQAKVGWNPNIKRIFECLGFVEEAMERDSTLKPPVTDTISAVGKQNRRKLLRAWVEIGSWVADYKKLQGMFFVSSLAICSLICDLASYLKDIVKEFKLYVQLDSAREMYQTAIGAHPDQIPRGGLSDTLLEAVRPLEAAWRGLGLTATTFSADMLIFAYLAQCRCDPGGTSKYFSYLTAIVKQLEEYGGCPAQVQELVVMEQSRERFTLDDVANAATTLGFGSENVLGVEYDQDDIPDEFVENAWKDCVKRSWRDHEHGSETQRHSNEALRILAESRGSITLRKAWEVGKNKYMNPDRAYDTLEIPKDVDDHMLITVYNMRLEETPMQLEKMREAMSVIAEVRDSERLRQFISSGLDPGEIIAPTRSDLPRGLNQLGNTCYLNSLLQYFYTIKDLREAVLPMSKLDIKALDDEKLSDEDLKRHRVGGRLVTRREIIRSRKFINQLAELFFHLEYSENPAVTPTIELAKLALITSRDEEEDEMDKGGTDSSNDTDATLVDDGPLRSSAPEYPQTIRSPSSPNSVLGKRPRDMERQNTAMDVDVPLIQSPKDKDGFNFSPSQKDPSSSGSNSSRAEASSSKLLAKGTDGDSKMLSVPTSQKPVPPPRKRVETNDSTMMFGKQHDVAECMDNCMFQIETALLRFDDMNDDSGKTSVVKSLFYGKIRQRLTAADAQQSRASIHEKEDLFSHLPVNVTNDGVDIYDGLSGYFDDIVDFEGRKARMEVTLVDLPPVLQIQLQRVQFNRETLQPYKSQAYVKFGENLYMDRFLDSANPDKKSKSKAIQTELNACRERVRILVEGKDLPYASSLEHTQKFLFGLQSTGSISAIEDETLQQLEDEKKRINDDIDRLRARIDVLKTELETIWADCKQAAYELTSVFIHRGSSPSWGHYFFYSRHLPGSPDSWFKYNDSDVTVVSKDEVLCDTTGSTANPYLLVFARKDSNVVDTVKRFDPSMLDSS is encoded by the exons ATGGATAATCCGGATACCCCGAAAACCAGGCGTCCGTTGCCAACCCCCGGCGCACCAGCGTCGCAAAGGCCAAGCACTCCAATCTTGAGTCCTGCCCCGATTCCAACCTCCAGCTTCTATGGCACAAAGGCACCACCGCTTCCTTCGAGGCCTAAAAATCCAGGCTCGTCTCACACAGCATATGTACCACCAGCGCGTTACAATTCACCGTCATACGATGGTTCATCTGGGTATCGAGAGCCTGAGCTGGTGGAAGATGTtgctgatgaagatgacaCGCTTCCGGATCTAATTCCTCAGTCAGATACAAACTGGGCCTCAGATATTCCTGAAGATAACAGCGTCTGGCAAGCCCATAATTGGAGCTCATCATTAACAGATTGGGAAAATTCCAACACACCTTCAAATTGGGCTGAAAAGGTGCACACAACGGTCGGAACTACCGACTATTCCATGGATTATCTCAACTCGAGTAGGATCGATGACTTCACCATCGATGGTAGAAGTCATTTTGAAGAATTAAATTGGTGGAACCCAGAAGAGCGTGCCAAAAACAAGCGTCCAGGATTCGGTATACTTCCCCCTATTCTGGCAGAAGAACTTCATGACCCAAATCACTCCTTGTTCTCTGTTAACATCACCACCCCGCAACACCCAGCAAATACGCATATTTCTTCTACTCCAACAAAAGATCAATCTTCTCCTGGTCCTTCTAACACTTCCTCTAGTCCCCCCCATGCACATCATGCCACCAGCGATAATTCTCCTCCGCCATCGGAAGACGAAATTAGGATGTCAGTTCCTCACCCAAATGCGTACTATTGCCCCAAGGACAATGGATGGGTCATCCTGAGCTGGAAATCGTCTTCTGTTCCACCTCCCCTTTCACGCACCTACATCAATAATTCAGGATCTCCTCTTCCCGATCAATCGCGTCGGAGACAAACCCAATCTTGTATAGAAGATTCTGACCAGCCTTTCGGTAAAACAAACAAGACACACCACTTTCATAAATATGAAAAGGCCGTCGACAGTCACAAATTAACACCACCTTTCAGGCAAGATGAGTGGCAAATCCTCGAAAATCTCAAGCAGAGACGACGCGCTGGTACAATCATCACATCTGACACAGATATCAATACCGCAGAACCAGGTGAGCAGGAAGGAGAACTCGAGGACGAGGGACAACTCTTGGATCTCTATGTTTGCT CGTCGGGCGTGATTCCAGGAGTCATACCCCGTAAATATATCGATGAGCTCGTaaaggagaaaaaagcaCACCCAATGCTAAACAGAACTGGTGAAGCGACCGTTCTCTGTGCCCTTGAGACTTTTTTGAC TGCCATTGAAAATAAACTATGGAAAGGCAATAACCGTCAAATTAAGGTCATGAGTTCTGGATTCCAGGCAAAAGTGGGATGGAATCCAAATAT TAAACGTATATTTGAATGCTTGGGCTTCGTGGAAGAAGCCATGGAGCGAGATAGCACGCTGAAACCCCCCGTAACGGATACAATCTCTGCTGTTGGAAAACAAAATCGCCGCAAGCTACTTCGTGCTTGGGTGGAGATAGGATCCTGGGTCGCAGACTACAAGAAACTTCAAGGCatgttttttgtttcttcctTGGCAATATGCTCACTTATTTGTGATCTAGCTTCTTATCTTAAGGATATTGTGAAAGAGTTCAAACTTTACGTCCAATTGGACAGCGCTAGGGAGATGTACCAAACTGCTATTGGGGCTCATCCTGATCAAA TCCCACGAGGCGGGTTGTCAGATACCTTACTTGAAGCAGTGAGGCCTTTAGAGGCCGCCTGGAGAGGCCTTGGCCTTACCGCGACGACTTTCTCCGCAG ATATGTTGATATTCGCTTACCTGGCACAATGTCGATGCGATCCTGGTGGAACTTCAAAATATTTCAGCTATCTAACGGCTATTGTAAAGCAGCTTGAGGAATATGGAGGTTGTCCTGCGCAAGTGCAGGAACTCGTTGTGATGGAACAGTCTCGCGAACGGTTTACGCTGGATGATGTAGCTAATGCTGCTACGACCCTTGGGTTCGGTTCTGAAAATGTATTGGGCGTGGAATACGACCAAGACGATATCCCCGACGAGTTTGTGGAAAACGCTTGGAAGGATTGTGTAAAACGGTCGTGGCGTGATCATGAACATGGCTCAGAGACACAAAGGCATTCCAACGAGGCTTTGAGAATTCTGGCAGAATCAAGAGGAAGCATAACTCTCAGAAAGGCCTGGGAAGTTGGAAAAAACAAGTATATGAACCCCGATCGCGCTTACGATACCCTGGAGATACCCAAAGACGTGGATGACCACATGTTAATCACGGTTTATAATATGAGG CTTGAAGAAACGCCAATGCAGCTGGAAAAAATGCGCGAGGCTATGTCAGTGATAGCAGAAGTTCGAGACAGTGAACGTCTAAGACAATTCATTTCCTCTGGACTGGATC CTGGCGAGATTATCGCCCCAACTAGGTCAGATTTACCCCGAGGGCTTAATCAATTGGGAAACACCTGCTATCTTAATTCATTGTTACAG TATTTTTATACAATCAAAGACCTGCGGGAAGCTGTACTACCTATGTCAAAGCTGGACATCAAAGCTCTCGATGATGAGAAGTTGTCCGATGAAGATCTGAAACGTCATCGCGTAGGCGGAAGACTGGTAACAAGAAGGGAAATCATCCGTTCTAGGAAAT TCATCAATCAACTTGCGGAGCTATTTTTCCATTTGGAATATAGCGAAAATCCAGCGGTTACTCCGACCATAGAACTTGCCAAGCTTGCCTTGATCACTTCAagggacgaggaagaggacgaaaTGGACAAGGGTGGAACAGACTCATCGAATGATACCGACGCTACATTGGTCGACGATGGTCCTTTAAGGTCAAGTGCCCCTGAATATCCTCAAACTATACGTTCTCCAAGCTCCCCGAACTCCGTGCTGGGAAAAAGACCTCGAGACATGGAACGACAAAACACTGCGATGGATGTCGACGTGCCTCTTATACAATCACCGAAAGACAAAGACGGATTTAATTTTTCCCCTTCCCAAAAAGATCCTAGTTCGTCTGGTTCTAATTCCTCGCGAGCAGAAGCGTCATCGTCCAAACTTCTAGCGAAAGGCACAGACGGTGACAGCAAGATGCTCTCTGTGCCAACCTCCCAGAAACCAGTTCCCCCTCCCAGAAAAAGAGTTGAGACCAATGACTCAACAATGATGTTCG GGAAACAACACGACGTTGCTGAGTGCATGGACAACTGCATGTTCCAGATTGAAACTGCTTTGTTGAGGTTCGATGACATGAATGATGATTCCGGAAAGACCAGTGTTGTCAAGAG CTTATTTTACGGAAAAATCCGCCAACGTCTGACCGCAGCGGATGCTCAACAATCAAGGGCGTCAATCCATGAAAAGGAGGACCTTTTCTCCCACCTTCCGGTCAATGTGACCAACGATGGTGTTGATATTTATGACGGACTGAGCGGCTATTTTGACGACATAGTTGACTTTGAAGGTCGAAAAGCGCGCATGGAAGTCACTCTTGTAGACTTGCCTCCAGTGCTTCAGATCCAACTCCAG AGAGTCCAATTTAATCGTGAAACACTGCAGCCTTACAAATCGCAAGCGTATGTAAAGTTTGGAGAGAACCTCTACATGGATCGTTTTTTGGATAGTGCAAACCCAGATAagaagtcaaagtcaaaggcCATACAGACAGAGTTGAATGCATGTAGAGAAAGAGTTCGCATTCTGGTTGAAGGAAAA GATTTACCCTATGCTTCGTCCCTTGAGCATACACAGAAGTTCTTGTTCGGCTTACAAAGCACAGGGAGTATATCTGCAATTGAAGACGAAACATTGCAGCAATTGGAGGATGAAAAGAAACGAATCAATGATGATATTGATCGCCTTCGCGCTCGCATCGATGTGTTGAAAACCGAATTAGAAACCATCTGGGCAGATTGCAAACAGGCTGCGTACGAGCTTACATCTGTCTTCATTCATCGTGGCTCGTCACCATCTTGGGGAcattattttttttactctCGACATTTGCCTGGATCTCCCGACTCATGGTTTAAATACAACGATTCCGATGTAACGGTTGTTTCGAAAGATGAAGTTCTCTGTGATACGACGGGTTCCACTGCCAACCCATATCTG CTCGTGTTTGCTCGCAAAGACTCCAACGTAGTTGATACCGTAAAACGGTTCGATCCATCGATGCTCGATTCGTCGTAA
- a CDS encoding THO complex subunit 1, translating to MASLQPHLTSLLKSLPPSPADKEALDKLVEHTLLETKNKSSPENKKSQWEYLLKNDIFLLAASEGTALKSDEQKYYTQLCEKLDVILTFTEQDACEPSFPLIVLQDLLETQTIASCSHIFSWIESRADRLTEGMIPQKGKALILLRTLNDLLRRLSKMGTTTIFCGRILTFLSGVFPLGERSGVNLRGEYGPTWEGVLFTDKAKPDNSSADVRAEENKVNGPTQENIKDSEKMEVDEKKALPVQTPAEKKEDFYNTFWSLQLPFSKPSLFAQKTTFEEFKEAVGKVMPVIKEATAKERAMMGSRSGVGNLGTLKRKRDSEEETNSNEYFFAKFLTNPDLLDLEIADTHFRRQFLFQLATLLNHLLNFTKTAKAAWYTVRNRSLQMDFTLEDLEVQWVQDTLTKITEELRQTTPNGRTFADTVNVILERERNWVKWKNELCTPFDREPWSQDINGEKVDFFEATKGDREQLRKPPSEWQWKMGTEALTEIWDMGYTNLEDLKMPFQPGDVKDFVKKIKQEDARISLRNQRLEKMAALAKSRAASAANQAKSATPNPPPTIVVSAESSTPVKSETATTRAEPAPGTLAAPRPISAVSNSPIHPSLPPKPGSPSKLASSSQEPVKIVNSSPNVGPAPLPVSTPVPAASPAPTPVPVPTDPEITKYEDNKQRWAWLALRAARDQYLQHFGRIGTGDIEALAQEIEKEKDKPQRMEDVASSTIGEEQGSGSPSFGQLQRDTEGDVKMEG from the exons ATGGCTTCCCTCCAACCACATCTGACGAGCCTCTTGAAGTCTCTACCGCCTTCACCTGCCGACAAGGAAGCTCTTGACAAACTCGTAGAACACACTTTACTCGAAACCAAAAACAAATCCTCgccagaaaacaaaaaaagtcAATGGGAGTATTTGTTAAAGAATGACatattcttgttggct GCCAGCGAAGGGACCGCTTTGAAAAGCGACGAACAGAAGTACTACACTCAGTTGTGCGAGAAACTCGATGTCATTTTAACATTTACAGAGCAAG ATGCCTGCGAACCATCTTTTCCTTTGATTGTGCTTCAAGACCTACTTGAAACACAGACCATTGCATCCTGCTCCCATATTTTCTCATGGATAGAGTCGCGCGCTGACAGATTGACCGAGGGTATGATACCGCAAAAGGGCAAGGCTCTTATTTTGTTGCGTACTCTGAATGATCTCTTGCGACGACTATCGAAGATGGGGACGACCACGATATTCTGCGGTCGGATCCTGACTTTCCTAAGCGGCGTATTCCCTCTAGGAGAGCGAAGTGGCGTCAACCTCCGAGGAGAATATGGACCGACATGGGAAGGCGTTCTGTTCACGGATAAGGCAAAGCCTGATAATTCTAGTGCAGATGTCAGAGCCGAAGAAAATAAAGTGAATGGACCCACACAAGAAAACATAAAGGATAGTGAGAAAATGGAGGTGGACGAAAAGAAAGCGCTTCCGGTCCAAACCCCcgcagaaaagaaagaag ATTTCTACAATACATTTTGGTCACTCCAGCTGCCATTCTCAAAACCTTCCCTTTTTGCGCAGAAGACAACTTTTGAAGAATTCAAGGAAGCAGTTGGCAAAGTTATGCCGGTAATTAAGGAAGCAACTGCGAAAGAAAGAGCAATGATGGGTAGTAGAAGTGGCGTCGGTAACTTGGGTACCCTCAAGAGGAAACGAgattctgaagaagaaaccaACTCAAACGAATACTTCTTCGCTAAATTCTTGACAAACCCAGATTTACTTGACCTAGAG ATCGCAGATACACACTTCCGTCGACAATTCTTATTCCAACTTGCGACATTGTTGAACCATCTTCTTAACTTCACCAAAACCGCAAAAGCCGCTTGGTACACCGTACGCAACCGGTCACTGCAAATGGATTTCACCCTTGAAGACTTGGAAGTACAGTGGGTTCAAGATACTTTGACGAAAATAACAGAAGAACTGCGACAAACGACACCAAATGGTAGAACATTCGCCGATACCGTTAACGTCATATTGGAGAGAGAACGAAATTgggtgaaatggaaaaaCGAATTATGCACGCCTTTCGATCGAGAGCCTTGGTCGCAAGATATTAACGGTGAGAAGGTCGACTTTTTTGAGGCTACAAAAGGCGATAGAGAACAGCTGCGCAAACCGCCTTCAGAATGGCAATGGAAAATGGGGACCGAGGCATTGACTGAGATTTGGGATATGGGGTACACCAACTTGGAAGATTTGAAGATGCCTTTCCA GCCTGGCGACGTCAAGGACTTCGttaaaaaaatcaaacaagaAGATGCGCGTATATCATTGCGAAACCAAAGGTTGGAGAAAATGGCTGCCTTAGCCAAAAGTAGAGCCGCCTCCGCTGCCAATCAAGCTAAAAGCGCTACGCCAAATCCACCTCCGACAATTGTTGTCTCAGCGGAGTCCTCTACACCCGTCAAGTCAGAAACTGCCACAACTCGCGCCGAGCCGGCTCCCGGAACCCTTGCTGCACCGCGACCTATATCAGCCGTAAGTAATTCACCAATACACCCGTCTCTCCCTCCAAAACCTGGATCGCCATCGAAACTCGCATCTTCATCGCAAGAACCTGTCAAGATTGTTAATTCTTCCCCTAATGTTGGTCCCGCACCACTTCCTGTGTCTACCCCAGTACCTGCGGCTTCGCCGGCCCCTACACCGGTACCTGTCCCAACTGATCCAGAGATTACAAAATACGAAGAT AACAAGCAACGATGGGCATGGCTTGCGCTTCGTGCGGCCCGCGACCAGTATTTGCAACACTTCGGAAGGATTGGAACCGGAGACATCGAAGCTTTGGCCCAAGAAatcgagaaagaaaaagataaaCCGCAAAGGATGGAAGATGTAGCTAGCTCAACAATAGGGGAGGAACAGGGGTCTGGAAGTCCTTCATTTGGGCAGCTCCAAAGAGACACTGagggagatgtgaagatggaAGGATAG